Proteins from a single region of Oryza brachyantha chromosome 6, ObraRS2, whole genome shotgun sequence:
- the LOC102717162 gene encoding alpha-1,3-arabinosyltransferase XAT3-like has protein sequence MKGRHERAKKGWTGVAVVWLILPLFVLIVLKTDFLPQVARLGDTGFTKVADEMVMKVSSFGLDRARWQHKQTLDGTKLQDSVVGAPVPLTSSSDEMRDHVDASKDSNQPSQFLAMNGSKDSRLINSDVAAPRSNLTCNFSSGTMDTCTMEGDIRIHGRTAMVYVVASSDYRAENATTVIRPYPRKWEQATMERVRKITIRSTAPGATDIIPLRCTVTRDMPAVVFSTGGYSVNFFHTMNDIIIPLYIMAREFGGHVQLLAANYDHKWTAKYQSMLAVLSMYPVVDLDTDAAVRCFPVALVGVQSHKVLGINPALTRNGYTMPGFLDFLRSAYSLQRHEVTPVSRSTGQRPRLVLVLRRKSRALTNEAEVVAAVTELGFEVVVAGPEDVSDVGRFAAVVNSCDVMVGVHGAGLTNMVFLPHNGTVVQIIPWGGMKWPCWYDYGEPVPAMGLRYVEYEVTANETTLKDRYPRDHPVFTDPISIHRQGFNHLWSTFLNGQNVTLDIHRFKGVMQQVYLSVTAA, from the exons ATGAAGGGGCGGCACGAGCGTGCTAAGAAGGGTTGGACTGGAGTGGCGGTAGTGTGGCTTATACTGCCTCTCTTCGTTCTCATTGTGCTGAAGACTGATTTCCTGCCTCAGGTTGCTCGCC TTGGAGACACCGGCTTTACTAAAGTTGCAGATGAAATGGTTATGAAGGTTTCATCTTTCG GTCTAGACCGAGCAAGATGGCAACATAAACAAACACTTGACGGAACGAAGCTACAAG ATTCCGTCGTCGGGGCACCGGTTCCTTTAACGTCGTCGAGTGACGAGATGAGAGACCACGTCGACGCGAGTAAAG ATTCAAACCAACCAAGCCAATTCCTTGCCATGAATGGGTCGAAAGACAGCCGTTTGATAAATTCAG ATGTAGCAGCCCCAAGGAGCAATTTAACATGTAACTTTAGCAGTGGTACCATGGACACCTGTACCATGGAAGGTGACATCCGTATCCATGGCAGGACCGCCATGGTGTACGTCGTCGCATCGTCGGACTACCGGGCGGAGAACGCGACGACGGTGATCCGCCCATACCCGCGCAAGTGGGAGCAGGCAACGATGGAGAGGGTCCGGAAGATCACCATCCGGTCCACTGCGCCAGGCGCCACCGACATCATACCGCTGCGGTGCACGGTGACACGAGACATGCCGGCGGTGGTGTTCTCCACCGGCGGCTACAGCGTCAACTTCTTCCACACCATGAACGACATCATAATCCCGCTCTACATAATGGCACGGGAGTTCGGTGGCCACGTCCAACTCCTAGCGGCCAACTACGACCACAAGTGGACGGCGAAATACCAGTCCATGCTTGCTGTGCTGTCCATGTACCCGGTCGTGGACCTCGACACCGACGCTGCAGTGCGGTGCTTCCCGGTGGCTCTCGTCGGCGTCCAGAGCCACAAGGTGCTCGGCATCAACCCAGCACTCACCCGGAATGGCTACACCATGCCGGGCTTCCTGGACTTCCTCAGGTCGGCCTACTCGCTGCAGAGGCATGAGGTGACCCCTGTAAGCCGGAGCACCGGGCAGAGGCCTCGGCTTGTACTGGTGCTGCGCCGCAAGTCGAGGGCGCTCACGAACGAGGCCGAGGTCGTCGCGGCCGTGACTGAGCTCGGTTTCGAGGTCGTGGTCGCAGGTCCGGAGGATGTCAGCGACGTGGGACGGTTTGCGGCGGTGGTAAACTCGTGCGACGTGATGGTGGGTGTGCACGGCGCCGGGCTGACCAACATGGTGTTCCTTCCGCACAACGGCACCGTCGTGCAGATCATCCCGTGGGGCGGGATGAAGTGGCCGTGCTGGTACGACTACGGCGAGCCGGTCCCAGCTATGGGCCTCCGCTACGTGGAGTACGAGGTGACGGCCAATGAGACAACTCTCAAGGATAGGTATCCCAGGGACCACCCCGTCTTCACCGACCCCATATCCATACATCGCCAGGGTTTCAACCACCTCTGGTCGACCTTCCTCAATGGCCAGAACGTCACCTTGGACATCCATCGGTTCAAAGGGGTCATGCAGCAAGTGTACTTGTCGGTCACAGCGGCTTAA